A region of Subtercola boreus DNA encodes the following proteins:
- a CDS encoding MarR family winged helix-turn-helix transcriptional regulator — MTASDAPFPGMQQASLSFRELLNLTADFERVLAAHLSINSTDLGAMEHLIQSGPLSPTELAHRLGITTAATTLVIDRLEKAGHASREAHPSDRRSVRVVPAEASVARTFTALRPLIFGVDAVLDDFAPSERAAIELYLARVAEVYRRVIADAPPPPPAP; from the coding sequence ATGACGGCCTCGGATGCACCCTTCCCGGGCATGCAGCAGGCGAGCCTGAGCTTCCGCGAGCTGCTGAATCTCACGGCGGACTTCGAGCGCGTGCTGGCCGCGCACCTCTCCATCAACAGCACCGACCTCGGCGCCATGGAGCACCTGATCCAGTCCGGCCCGCTCAGCCCCACCGAGCTCGCCCACCGGCTCGGCATCACCACCGCCGCCACCACGCTCGTGATCGACCGGCTCGAGAAGGCCGGCCACGCCTCGCGCGAGGCGCACCCGAGCGACCGCCGGAGCGTACGCGTCGTTCCGGCCGAGGCATCCGTCGCCCGCACCTTCACGGCGCTCCGCCCGCTCATCTTCGGCGTGGATGCCGTGCTCGACGACTTCGCCCCGTCGGAGCGTGCCGCGATCGAGCTGTACCTTGCCCGCGTGGCCGAGGTCTACCGCCGCGTCATCGCGGACGCACCTCCGCCGCCGCCCGCCCCCTGA
- a CDS encoding MerR family transcriptional regulator, protein MTREWPIQQIAALAGTTSRTLRHYGDLGLLAPSRIGANGYRYYDQTALVRLQRILMLRRLGLGLPAVAEVLANQTDPMSALDAHLDGLRLEQQRIARQITAVEATLDALQKGTPLMAETMFDGFDHAQYEPEVTERWGGSACAASDSWWRGLTDDRQREFQAEGRATAAAFGALNLAGAEPTGPEAQALARCHVAWLAEATGSVSAEYLVGLGDLYVADDRFGRTYDRHGPGTAAFVRDALRAFAATLPA, encoded by the coding sequence ATGACACGGGAATGGCCGATCCAGCAGATCGCGGCGCTCGCCGGAACGACGAGCCGCACGCTCCGGCACTACGGCGACCTGGGGCTGCTCGCGCCCAGCCGAATCGGCGCGAACGGTTACCGCTACTACGACCAGACGGCTCTCGTTCGGCTGCAGCGCATCCTGATGCTGCGTCGACTGGGTCTGGGCCTGCCCGCTGTCGCCGAGGTTCTCGCGAACCAGACCGATCCGATGTCGGCGCTCGACGCGCACCTCGACGGCCTCCGGCTCGAGCAGCAACGGATCGCGCGCCAGATCACTGCGGTCGAGGCCACACTAGACGCCCTTCAGAAAGGAACCCCTCTCATGGCAGAGACGATGTTCGACGGATTCGACCACGCGCAGTACGAGCCCGAGGTGACGGAGCGCTGGGGCGGTTCCGCGTGCGCCGCCTCCGACTCGTGGTGGCGAGGGTTGACGGATGACCGGCAGCGCGAATTCCAGGCCGAGGGCCGCGCGACGGCGGCGGCGTTCGGGGCGCTGAACCTGGCCGGAGCCGAACCCACAGGCCCCGAGGCGCAAGCTCTGGCGCGGTGCCACGTCGCCTGGTTGGCCGAGGCGACGGGCTCCGTCTCGGCGGAGTACCTCGTCGGGCTGGGTGACCTGTACGTGGCCGACGACCGCTTCGGCCGCACGTACGACCGCCACGGCCCGGGCACGGCCGCCTTCGTGCGCGATGCGCTGCGCGCGTTCGCGGCCACACTGCCCGCCTGA
- a CDS encoding aldo/keto reductase produces the protein MTRIGSSDLDVFPLSLGGNVFGWTADRDTSFDILDAYTAAGGDFIDTADSYSAFAPGNHGGESETIIGEWMTARGNRDGIVVATKVSRHPDFLGLAAANIRAAADASLGRLQTDVIDLYFAHFDDEETPLEETAGAFDDLVKAGKVRYIALSNYSPERIEEYFAVARANGFALPVALQPHYNLVHRNDFEDTLAPIAERENLGVVPYYSLASGFLTGKYRSKDDLGDSPRASGAAKFVSTQGLAIIDALDEIGRAHGASITTTALAWLLAKPTVVAPIASASKPSQVADLVAVANVTLTPDEVAALDTVSAWTA, from the coding sequence ATGACCCGCATCGGCTCCAGCGACCTCGACGTCTTCCCCCTCTCCCTCGGCGGCAATGTGTTCGGCTGGACGGCCGACCGTGACACCTCCTTCGACATCCTCGACGCCTACACCGCGGCCGGCGGCGACTTCATCGACACCGCAGACTCCTACTCCGCGTTCGCGCCGGGCAACCACGGCGGCGAGTCCGAGACGATCATCGGCGAGTGGATGACCGCCCGCGGCAATCGCGACGGAATCGTCGTGGCGACGAAGGTGAGCAGGCACCCCGACTTCCTGGGACTGGCGGCAGCGAACATCCGCGCCGCCGCCGACGCCTCGCTCGGGCGCCTGCAGACCGACGTGATCGACCTGTACTTCGCCCACTTCGACGACGAGGAGACCCCGCTGGAGGAGACCGCCGGGGCCTTCGACGACCTCGTGAAGGCCGGCAAGGTGCGCTACATCGCCCTGTCGAACTACTCGCCCGAGCGCATCGAGGAGTACTTCGCGGTCGCCCGAGCCAACGGTTTCGCTCTGCCGGTCGCCCTGCAGCCCCACTACAACCTCGTGCACCGAAACGACTTCGAAGACACTCTCGCGCCGATCGCCGAGCGGGAGAACCTCGGAGTCGTACCTTATTACTCCCTGGCCAGCGGCTTCCTCACCGGAAAGTACCGCTCGAAGGACGACCTCGGCGATTCACCCCGCGCCTCGGGTGCCGCGAAGTTCGTCTCCACACAGGGACTCGCGATCATCGATGCCCTCGACGAGATCGGCAGAGCGCACGGCGCGAGCATCACGACGACGGCCCTCGCCTGGCTACTGGCCAAGCCCACCGTCGTCGCGCCGATCGCCAGCGCCTCGAAGCCGTCCCAGGTCGCCGACCTCGTCGCCGTCGCCAACGTCACGCTCACCCCCGACGAGGTCGCGGCCCTCGACACCGTCAGCGCCTGGACGGCCTGA
- a CDS encoding MarR family winged helix-turn-helix transcriptional regulator → MSPQDAPAEQSVILDIEAGIAQLFRSARYVIRRYSAEVHPELQPTGFSILRHIAQSGPSQASSIIAATGLDKSAVSRQLSALRALGLLATRPDPTDGRSSYLVTTPLAEERLAAVRRLVTLDYAERFETWSGDELTTFARLLERFNDNPPGVPR, encoded by the coding sequence ATGTCGCCACAGGATGCCCCGGCCGAACAGAGCGTGATCCTCGACATCGAGGCGGGCATCGCGCAGCTCTTCCGTTCGGCGCGGTACGTGATCCGGCGCTATTCGGCGGAGGTGCATCCGGAGCTCCAGCCCACCGGATTCTCGATCCTCCGGCACATCGCGCAGTCGGGCCCGTCGCAGGCGAGCTCCATCATCGCCGCGACCGGGCTCGACAAGAGTGCCGTGAGTCGGCAGTTGAGCGCGCTGCGGGCGCTCGGTCTGCTCGCCACGCGGCCCGATCCGACGGATGGCCGGTCGAGCTACCTCGTCACGACACCGCTCGCCGAGGAGCGGCTCGCGGCGGTGCGCCGGCTCGTCACGCTCGACTATGCGGAGCGCTTCGAGACCTGGAGCGGCGACGAGTTGACGACCTTCGCCCGCCTGCTCGAGCGCTTCAACGACAATCCGCCGGGCGTGCCGCGATGA
- a CDS encoding sugar-binding transcriptional regulator produces MRQPVAEHPAASERVRDALRAAHLYYMQDLTMEAIAAELHTSRSSVSRLISYAREAGLVEIQVKTPAERISTTLQRIQDKHHVTVHVVPVPDSANEIDRLERVGMSAARILNQYFDSNMTMGIAWGSTMSAVSRHLQPKVTHNSQIVQLNGAANTRTTGIVYASEIMSRFGAAYGAYVQQFPVPAFFDDPATKKVLWRERSIRRVLDIQKRMDVALFGLGTPLSDVPGHVYTSGYLDDQDFQSLTASDVVGDVATVFYRADGSSSDVPMNMRSSGPPLEQLARVSRRICVVSGKSRMPALRGALAAHLITDLIVDEATVHGLLDD; encoded by the coding sequence ATGAGACAACCGGTGGCCGAGCATCCGGCAGCCAGCGAGCGGGTGCGTGACGCCCTCCGGGCCGCGCACCTCTACTACATGCAGGATCTGACGATGGAAGCCATCGCGGCGGAGCTGCACACCTCGCGATCGTCGGTGTCGAGACTCATCAGTTACGCCCGCGAAGCGGGGCTCGTCGAGATCCAGGTGAAGACGCCGGCCGAACGCATCTCCACGACGCTCCAGCGCATCCAGGACAAACACCACGTGACCGTGCACGTCGTTCCGGTGCCCGACTCGGCGAACGAGATCGACCGCCTCGAGCGGGTGGGGATGTCGGCCGCGCGCATCCTGAACCAGTACTTCGACTCGAACATGACGATGGGCATCGCGTGGGGGAGCACGATGAGTGCCGTGAGCCGGCACCTGCAGCCGAAAGTCACCCACAATTCGCAGATCGTGCAGTTGAACGGTGCCGCGAACACCCGGACGACAGGCATCGTGTACGCCAGCGAGATCATGAGCCGGTTCGGGGCTGCCTACGGCGCCTATGTGCAGCAGTTCCCGGTGCCGGCGTTCTTCGACGACCCGGCGACGAAGAAGGTGCTCTGGCGGGAACGCAGCATCCGGCGGGTGCTCGACATCCAGAAGCGGATGGATGTCGCGCTCTTCGGCCTCGGCACGCCGCTGTCAGACGTGCCGGGCCACGTCTACACCAGCGGGTACCTCGACGACCAGGACTTCCAGAGCCTGACCGCGTCGGATGTCGTCGGTGATGTCGCGACCGTGTTCTACCGCGCGGACGGCTCCAGCTCCGACGTGCCCATGAACATGCGCTCGAGCGGGCCGCCCCTCGAGCAGCTCGCCCGCGTCTCCCGGCGTATCTGCGTGGTCTCCGGCAAGTCCCGGATGCCCGCCCTCCGCGGCGCGCTGGCCGCACACCTGATCACCGACCTGATCGTCGACGAGGCCACGGTGCACGGCCTGCTGGACGATTAG
- a CDS encoding MIP/aquaporin family protein, whose amino-acid sequence MDHLGTDFLSELVGTALLVLLGTGVVANVALTKSKGFNGGTLMVNIGWGLAVFAGVIVSYASGAHLNPAVTLGLWANGATHFGGANTQVDVNALSILAFIAAQLIGAIIGAVFTWLAYKQHFDEEPEPANKLGVFSTGPSIRSYGWNLVTEIIGTFVLVFVVIGFSRNSGGGGLDALAALPVALLVIGIGASLGGPTGYAINPARDLGPRIAHFLLPIKGKGSSDWSYSWVPVVGPIIGGILAGLLAIPLLPILT is encoded by the coding sequence GTGGATCATCTCGGTACTGATTTCCTCTCGGAGCTGGTGGGTACTGCCCTCCTCGTGCTCCTCGGCACTGGCGTCGTCGCCAACGTCGCCCTCACGAAGTCAAAGGGCTTCAACGGGGGCACCCTGATGGTCAACATCGGCTGGGGCCTCGCCGTCTTCGCCGGTGTCATCGTCTCGTACGCTTCCGGAGCCCACCTCAACCCGGCCGTCACGCTCGGCCTCTGGGCGAATGGTGCCACGCACTTCGGTGGCGCGAACACCCAGGTCGACGTCAACGCACTGTCGATCCTCGCGTTCATCGCCGCGCAGCTCATCGGTGCGATCATCGGTGCGGTCTTCACCTGGCTCGCCTACAAGCAGCACTTCGATGAAGAGCCCGAGCCGGCCAACAAGCTGGGCGTGTTCTCGACCGGTCCGTCCATCCGTTCCTACGGCTGGAACCTCGTCACCGAGATCATCGGCACCTTCGTGCTGGTCTTCGTCGTCATCGGCTTCTCCCGCAACAGCGGCGGCGGCGGACTCGACGCTCTCGCAGCACTGCCTGTCGCCCTGCTCGTGATCGGTATCGGCGCCTCCCTCGGTGGCCCGACCGGCTACGCCATCAACCCGGCCCGTGACCTCGGCCCCCGCATCGCGCACTTCCTCCTGCCGATCAAGGGCAAGGGCAGCTCCGACTGGTCGTACTCATGGGTTCCCGTGGTGGGCCCGATCATCGGTGGCATCCTGGCCGGTCTGCTGGCCATCCCGCTGCTGCCGATCCTGACCTGA
- a CDS encoding glycerol-3-phosphate dehydrogenase/oxidase, which yields MTDTNSESIANTGLRSDVQAIIDRPSAQVLVIGGGINGVGTFRDLALQGVDVILIERSDYVSGASAASSHMIHGGVRYLENGEFRLVRESVQERNRLLRLAPHYVKPLPTTIPIFSTFSGILSAPLRLLTHKPGGKTKERGALLIKLGLTGYDSFSRDGGTVPRHEFKGHKKSMQKFPKLRDTVKYTARYYDAAVENPERLALDIVADGVVAGKGKARHTNYVEAIGSSPEGVVLRDTVSGTEFTVKADVVVNTSGPWTDLTNASLGKVTSFMGGTKGSHIVLDNQELFDACAGGEMFFENNDGRIVLIYPLNGRVLVGTTDIDADPSEPAVCTEEEVDYFFELVSHVFPTIAIDRSQIVFRYSGIRPLPKHDDTAPGFVSRDYRIEQTVFAGDKKTPMLSLVGGKWTTWRALAEHLTNETLALLKLTRSVSTENLQIGGGVDFPTTDSGVKAWVAKNSGGLTPARTTQLLKRYGTKATELIAAIGASSDDKPLVSLPEYSTAELDYLIGSEYVVHLTDVVLRRTIVAFVGGLTQPVFDELSEIVASKLGWSAEQSAAERTLAVENLSFFHGLILEAAVPSAAAETVAAAK from the coding sequence GTGACTGACACAAACTCCGAATCGATCGCGAACACAGGGCTCCGCAGCGACGTTCAGGCAATCATCGACCGTCCGTCGGCACAGGTGCTGGTCATCGGCGGCGGCATCAACGGCGTGGGTACGTTCCGCGACCTGGCACTCCAGGGCGTCGACGTGATCCTCATCGAACGCAGCGACTACGTGTCCGGCGCATCGGCCGCGTCCAGCCACATGATCCACGGCGGCGTGCGCTACCTCGAGAACGGTGAGTTCCGCCTCGTGCGCGAATCCGTGCAGGAGCGCAACCGTCTGCTCCGTCTGGCGCCCCACTACGTGAAGCCCCTTCCCACGACCATCCCGATCTTCTCCACCTTCTCGGGCATCCTCTCCGCCCCCCTCCGCCTGCTGACCCACAAGCCGGGCGGCAAGACCAAGGAACGCGGCGCCCTGCTCATCAAGCTGGGGCTCACCGGCTACGACTCGTTCTCACGCGACGGCGGCACCGTGCCCCGCCATGAGTTCAAGGGCCACAAGAAGAGCATGCAGAAGTTCCCGAAGCTCCGCGACACGGTGAAGTACACCGCCCGCTACTACGACGCTGCCGTCGAGAACCCCGAGCGCCTGGCCCTCGACATCGTTGCCGACGGCGTCGTGGCAGGCAAGGGCAAGGCCCGGCACACCAACTATGTCGAGGCGATCGGCTCGTCGCCCGAAGGCGTGGTGCTCCGCGACACGGTCAGTGGCACCGAATTCACCGTCAAGGCGGATGTCGTCGTGAACACCTCGGGCCCCTGGACCGACCTCACCAACGCCTCCCTCGGCAAGGTGACGAGCTTCATGGGCGGCACCAAGGGCTCGCACATCGTTCTCGACAACCAGGAACTCTTCGACGCCTGCGCGGGAGGAGAGATGTTCTTCGAGAACAACGACGGCCGCATCGTGCTGATCTACCCGCTGAACGGCCGTGTTCTCGTCGGCACGACCGACATCGACGCCGACCCGTCCGAGCCTGCCGTCTGCACCGAGGAGGAGGTCGACTACTTCTTCGAATTGGTCTCGCACGTTTTCCCAACCATCGCGATCGACCGTTCGCAGATCGTGTTCCGGTATTCGGGTATCCGTCCGCTGCCGAAGCACGACGACACCGCCCCCGGCTTCGTGTCACGCGACTACCGCATCGAGCAGACCGTCTTCGCCGGCGACAAGAAGACGCCGATGCTGAGCCTGGTCGGCGGCAAGTGGACGACGTGGCGCGCCCTCGCCGAACACCTCACGAACGAGACACTGGCCCTGCTGAAGCTGACCCGCTCCGTGAGCACGGAGAACCTGCAGATCGGTGGCGGCGTCGACTTCCCGACGACCGACTCCGGCGTCAAGGCGTGGGTCGCGAAGAACTCCGGCGGGCTGACGCCGGCACGCACCACCCAGCTCCTGAAGCGCTACGGCACCAAGGCAACCGAGCTGATCGCCGCCATCGGCGCGAGCAGCGACGACAAGCCCCTCGTCTCGCTGCCCGAGTACAGCACGGCAGAGCTCGACTACCTCATCGGTTCGGAGTACGTCGTGCACCTGACCGACGTCGTGCTGCGGCGTACGATCGTCGCCTTCGTTGGCGGGCTCACCCAGCCCGTGTTCGACGAACTGAGCGAGATCGTCGCCTCGAAGCTCGGCTGGTCGGCGGAGCAGTCGGCCGCCGAGCGCACACTGGCGGTGGAGAACCTCTCGTTCTTCCACGGCCTCATCCTCGAGGCAGCGGTTCCGTCCGCCGCCGCCGAGACGGTGGCCGCTGCAAAGTAG
- a CDS encoding transglycosylase domain-containing protein, with translation MVGRARAVVGLVVASALAGVLVTAMFTPAVALGGVVVGSSLDAFDNLPDYIKPDTLSQTSSIYSQDADGNRTLLASFYDQNRQEVGWGAISQYFKDAIVSTEDPRFYVHGGMDVQSTVRALVSNTVSGGVESGASTISQQYVKNILVQRAEAISDPTAEAAAYADATATTADRKLKELKLSIGLEKEYSKDDILLGYMNIALFGGRVYGIQAASQYYFGVNADALTLAQAASLAAMVNAPEALRIDVPDNIAANTARRNEDVLASMLKEHTITQVQYDDAVATPVTPNITQPSTGCQTAADGAGFFCDYVKNIILNDTTFGASADDRANALNRGGYTIVTTLDPALQAAANQAVTDYVPSSMSSVDIGGAFVTVQPGTGKIVAMAQNKTYSQDPSADPATNTAINYSTDAAYGGSAGFQNGSTSKLFVLMDWLKSGRSLNDFVNGSNNQKFSASNITNSCGATVNGTYTAGNDAGESGGTASVLTQFEDSVNNAFLNMATKLDLCDINAIATAFGMHRADGAAMDTGLYATVLGGNEVSPLTMAAAYAGVANNGMFCTPVAISSITDSTGAAVAVPQSTCTQAIDPAIAQTALYAMQGVIQAGTATTANPADGTPHFGKTGTTDAEKDVWLVGGTTQLVSASWVGNVTGNVSIRQTAVTGGNDVTVRSGLSRLYVWKEFYQGTADDRGGNSFPLPASASRGSGSGTGRSTATPTPSSTPSPSSTAAPDAPTGDGTSPAADPAATPPAVPVPTSTPAG, from the coding sequence GTGGTCGGCAGGGCGAGAGCGGTAGTGGGGCTGGTGGTCGCGAGTGCGCTGGCCGGCGTGCTGGTGACGGCGATGTTCACCCCGGCGGTCGCTCTCGGCGGTGTGGTGGTGGGATCCTCCCTCGATGCCTTCGACAACCTGCCCGACTACATCAAGCCCGACACGCTCTCGCAGACGTCGAGCATCTACTCGCAGGACGCCGACGGCAACCGCACCCTTCTGGCCTCGTTCTACGACCAGAACCGGCAGGAGGTGGGCTGGGGCGCCATCTCGCAGTACTTCAAGGACGCGATCGTGTCGACGGAGGATCCGCGGTTCTATGTGCATGGCGGCATGGATGTTCAGTCCACCGTTCGCGCGCTCGTCTCGAACACGGTGTCGGGCGGTGTCGAGTCGGGGGCGTCGACGATCTCGCAGCAGTACGTGAAGAACATCCTCGTGCAGCGCGCGGAGGCGATCAGCGACCCGACGGCGGAGGCCGCGGCCTACGCCGACGCCACCGCCACGACGGCCGACCGCAAACTGAAGGAGCTGAAGCTCTCGATCGGTCTCGAGAAGGAGTACAGCAAAGACGACATCCTGCTCGGCTACATGAACATCGCACTGTTCGGGGGCCGCGTGTACGGCATCCAGGCCGCGTCGCAGTACTACTTCGGGGTGAACGCGGATGCGCTGACGCTGGCGCAGGCCGCCAGTCTCGCCGCGATGGTGAACGCGCCCGAGGCGCTCCGCATCGACGTTCCCGACAACATCGCCGCCAACACCGCCCGGCGGAACGAAGACGTGCTCGCCTCGATGCTCAAGGAGCACACGATCACCCAGGTGCAGTACGACGACGCCGTCGCCACACCGGTGACCCCGAACATCACCCAGCCCTCGACGGGCTGCCAGACGGCAGCGGACGGCGCGGGTTTCTTCTGCGACTACGTGAAGAACATCATCCTGAACGACACGACGTTCGGTGCGTCGGCGGATGACCGGGCGAACGCCCTCAACCGGGGCGGCTACACGATCGTCACCACCCTCGACCCGGCCCTGCAGGCCGCAGCGAACCAGGCGGTGACCGACTACGTGCCCTCGTCGATGTCGAGCGTCGACATCGGGGGAGCGTTCGTCACGGTGCAGCCCGGCACCGGCAAGATCGTTGCCATGGCCCAGAACAAGACGTACAGCCAGGATCCGTCGGCGGATCCGGCCACCAATACGGCCATCAACTACAGTACGGATGCCGCGTACGGCGGCTCGGCCGGCTTCCAGAACGGGTCGACGAGCAAGCTCTTCGTGCTGATGGACTGGCTGAAGAGCGGGCGTTCGCTGAACGACTTCGTGAACGGCTCGAACAACCAGAAGTTCTCGGCCTCGAACATCACGAACAGCTGCGGTGCCACCGTGAACGGCACCTACACGGCAGGCAACGACGCCGGCGAATCGGGCGGTACGGCATCCGTGCTGACGCAGTTCGAGGACTCGGTGAACAACGCCTTCCTGAACATGGCCACCAAGCTCGACCTCTGCGACATCAATGCGATCGCCACGGCGTTCGGGATGCACCGGGCCGACGGCGCGGCGATGGACACCGGCCTCTACGCCACCGTGCTCGGCGGCAACGAGGTCTCCCCGCTGACGATGGCGGCCGCCTATGCGGGAGTTGCCAACAACGGCATGTTCTGCACGCCCGTCGCCATCTCGAGCATCACGGACTCGACCGGCGCGGCCGTCGCGGTGCCGCAGAGCACCTGCACGCAGGCGATCGACCCCGCGATCGCGCAGACGGCGCTCTATGCCATGCAGGGCGTCATCCAGGCGGGGACGGCCACCACGGCGAACCCCGCCGACGGCACCCCGCACTTCGGCAAGACCGGTACGACCGATGCTGAGAAGGATGTCTGGCTCGTCGGCGGCACCACGCAGCTCGTCTCGGCCTCGTGGGTCGGCAATGTGACCGGGAACGTGTCGATCCGGCAGACCGCGGTGACGGGCGGCAACGACGTCACGGTGCGGAGCGGACTCTCGCGGCTCTACGTCTGGAAGGAGTTCTACCAGGGCACCGCCGATGACCGCGGTGGCAACAGTTTCCCGCTGCCGGCGTCGGCGTCGCGCGGCTCCGGATCGGGTACAGGGCGCAGCACGGCCACGCCGACACCCTCCTCGACGCCCTCGCCCTCGTCGACGGCCGCGCCCGACGCCCCCACCGGCGACGGCACCTCTCCCGCGGCGGACCCTGCCGCGACGCCCCCGGCGGTTCCCGTGCCGACATCCACGCCCGCCGGCTGA
- a CDS encoding MMPL family transporter, which produces MRHLTDFVSGKFTAWIVFALAIVAAGILFATAPASTGTVAPTAGLPASTQSAQVAELQKQLPNSDAGFALVVFDRGGAALTEADKTAIAARGAALAPESLGGQLPPAQFSDDGTAALLPLPLPAATDSDAQGERVADLRATAKSDLPEGLNAFVTGPEGFQADVAAAFQGADFRLLLVTVIVVAVLLLITYRSPWLWLVPLAVIGLADGLAGILVKQLANVFGFTIDASISGILSVLVFGAGTNYALLLIARYREELRRHENRRAAMSQALRGAGPAVLASGSTVTLSLLTLLFAELSGNRALGFACAIGIVTAMIFALLVLPAALVIFGRGLFWPFVPTFGSESPTEHGFWSKLGHGVSRRPVVVVIGSVVVLGALALGALNLSVGLSQVQQFRGNPESAQGQAVIDEAFPAGQSAQTIVITPTDALQSAEAIATETPGVDAVSVGAAAGSITQLSLTLAAEPQSDAAFQTIQDLRAAYAGAGDGASAALVGGTDATALDEKTASAHDEALIIPIILAIVFVVLLVLLRALVAPLLLIVTVVASYFASLGAANLVFKTVFDIPAFDTNVVLFSFLFLVALGVDYNIFLVTRAREEAGRLGTRPGMIHALSATGGVITSAGILLAAVFAVLSVLPIIALTQIGVIVGIGVLLDTLLVRTVLVPALVFVTGDRFWLPSHPAKVLALPARELA; this is translated from the coding sequence ATGCGCCACCTCACCGATTTCGTCAGCGGCAAGTTCACCGCGTGGATCGTGTTCGCGCTCGCGATCGTCGCTGCGGGCATCCTGTTCGCCACCGCACCGGCGAGCACCGGCACCGTCGCACCGACCGCCGGGCTTCCCGCGAGCACCCAGTCGGCCCAGGTCGCCGAACTTCAGAAGCAGCTTCCGAACTCCGACGCCGGGTTCGCCCTGGTCGTGTTCGATCGCGGCGGTGCGGCCCTCACCGAGGCCGACAAGACCGCGATCGCAGCCCGCGGAGCGGCCCTCGCACCCGAGTCGCTCGGCGGCCAGCTGCCTCCGGCGCAGTTCTCCGACGACGGCACCGCCGCTCTGCTGCCGCTCCCGCTGCCCGCCGCGACCGACAGCGACGCCCAGGGTGAGCGGGTCGCAGACCTCAGGGCCACAGCGAAGTCCGATCTGCCCGAGGGGCTGAACGCCTTCGTGACCGGGCCCGAGGGGTTCCAGGCCGATGTGGCCGCCGCGTTCCAGGGTGCCGACTTCCGGCTGCTGCTCGTGACGGTGATCGTGGTGGCCGTGCTGCTGCTGATCACCTACCGGAGCCCGTGGCTCTGGCTGGTTCCGCTGGCCGTCATCGGGCTCGCCGACGGACTGGCAGGCATCCTCGTGAAGCAGCTGGCGAACGTGTTCGGCTTCACCATCGACGCCTCGATCTCGGGCATCCTCTCGGTGCTGGTCTTCGGCGCGGGCACGAACTACGCCCTTCTGCTGATCGCGCGCTACCGGGAGGAGTTGCGACGGCACGAGAACCGGCGGGCGGCGATGTCCCAGGCGCTCCGCGGTGCGGGGCCGGCGGTGCTGGCCAGCGGCAGCACCGTGACGCTCAGTCTGCTGACGCTCCTGTTCGCCGAGCTCTCCGGCAACCGGGCGCTCGGGTTCGCCTGCGCGATCGGCATCGTCACGGCGATGATCTTCGCCCTGCTGGTGCTGCCGGCGGCGCTCGTCATCTTCGGGCGAGGGCTGTTCTGGCCGTTCGTGCCGACCTTCGGCTCCGAGTCGCCGACTGAGCACGGCTTCTGGTCGAAGCTCGGCCACGGCGTCTCGAGGCGGCCGGTCGTGGTGGTGATCGGCAGCGTGGTGGTGCTCGGCGCGCTCGCCCTCGGCGCCCTCAACCTCAGTGTCGGGCTCTCGCAGGTGCAGCAGTTCCGCGGCAACCCCGAGTCGGCCCAGGGCCAGGCAGTCATCGACGAGGCGTTCCCCGCGGGCCAGAGTGCGCAGACGATCGTGATCACGCCGACGGATGCCCTGCAGAGCGCCGAAGCAATCGCGACGGAGACGCCCGGGGTCGACGCGGTCAGCGTGGGTGCGGCTGCCGGATCCATCACCCAGCTCAGCCTGACGCTCGCGGCCGAGCCGCAGTCCGACGCCGCCTTCCAGACGATCCAGGACCTGCGGGCCGCCTACGCCGGAGCCGGCGACGGTGCCAGCGCCGCGCTTGTCGGCGGCACGGATGCGACGGCGCTCGACGAGAAGACCGCTTCCGCCCACGACGAGGCGCTGATCATCCCGATCATCCTCGCCATCGTCTTCGTGGTGCTGCTCGTGCTGCTGCGGGCCCTCGTGGCGCCGCTGCTGCTGATCGTCACCGTCGTCGCGAGCTACTTCGCGAGCCTCGGGGCGGCGAACCTGGTCTTCAAGACCGTCTTCGACATCCCCGCCTTCGACACGAACGTTGTGCTGTTCAGCTTCCTGTTCCTAGTGGCGCTCGGTGTCGACTACAACATCTTCCTCGTCACGCGGGCCAGGGAGGAGGCTGGTCGCCTCGGCACGAGACCCGGGATGATCCATGCGCTGTCGGCGACCGGCGGCGTGATCACCAGCGCGGGCATCCTGCTCGCCGCCGTCTTCGCGGTGCTGAGCGTGCTGCCGATCATCGCGCTCACGCAGATCGGCGTGATCGTCGGCATCGGCGTGTTGCTCGACACCCTGCTCGTGCGCACGGTTCTCGTGCCGGCGCTCGTCTTCGTGACCGGTGACCGATTCTGGCTGCCCTCCCACCCGGCGAAGGTGCTGGCCCTGCCGGCCAGAGAGCTCGCCTGA